The following are encoded together in the Thunnus albacares chromosome 7, fThuAlb1.1, whole genome shotgun sequence genome:
- the far1 gene encoding fatty acyl-CoA reductase 1 isoform X3 — protein MNVPEYYVGKNVLITGATGFMGKVLLEKLLRSCPGVKAAYVMVRSKAGQSPQARIDDMVNCKLFERLQDEQPSFAEKIIAVNSDLTLPELDLSKEDQNILVENINIVFHCAATIRFNEPLKDAMQLNVLATQKMVALAHRMKHLEIFIHISTAYANCDRELIEEIIYPPPVDYRRLIDTLDWMDADLVSALTPKLIGERPNTYTYTKALAEYLVQQEAGDLNVAIIRPSIVGASWKEPFPGWIDNFNGPSGIFIAAGKGILRTMRASNDAVADLVPVDVVINATLAAAWYSGSQVANRPKNILVYNCTTGGINPFHWGEVEYCINMTFKTNPLEQAFRRPNVNLRSNPFTNQYWTTVSHTLPALLYDGYLRLTGRKPRMMKTITRLHKAMMVLEYFTSHSWAWNTDNLTMLMAQMSPEDKKVFNFDVRQLHWAEYMESYCMGTKKYVLNEELSGLPAARKHLNKLRNIRYTFNTILVVLIWRVFIARSQMARNIWYFVVSLCFKFLSYFRASSTMR, from the exons ATGAACGTCCCAGAATACTATGTCGGAAAAAACGTGCTGATCACTGGAGCAACAGGCTTCATGGGCAAG GTGCTGCTGGAGAAGCTGCTGAGGTCCTGCCCAGGAGTCAAAGCTGCCTATGTGATGGTCAGGTCAAAAGCTGGCCAGAGTCCTCAGGCCCGCATCGATGACATGGTCAACTGTAAG tTGTTTGAAAGATTGCAAGATGAGCAGCCAAGCTTTGCAGAGAAGATCATTGCAGTGAACAGTGACCTCACACTGCCAGAGCTGGATCTGAGTAAAGAGGATCAGAACATCCTGGTTGAAAACATTAATATTGTCTTCCACTGTGCCGCCACCATCCGCTTCAATGAGCCCCTCAA AGATGCAATGCAGCTGAATGTCCTGGCCACCCAGAAGATGGTTGCGCTGGCCCACAGGATGAAACACCTGGAGATCTTCATTCACATATCCACAGCCTACGCCAACTGCGACCGAGAGCTCATAGAGGAAATCATCTACCCTCCCCCCGTAGACTACCGCAGACTCATCGATACCTTGGA CTGGATGGATGCCGATCTGGTGTCTGCTCTGACTCCCAAGTTGATCGGGGAGCGTCCCAACACCTACACCTACACCAAAGCTTTGGCTGAGTATCTGGTGCAGCAGGAGGCTGGAGACCTCAACGTAGCCATCATCAGACCCTCCATAGTCGGAGCCAGCTGGAAAGAACCTTTTCCA GGTTGGATTGATAACTTCAATGGACCTAGTGGAATATTCATTGCG GCTGGTAAGGGGATCCTGCGTACAATGAGAGCGTCTAATGACGCTGTGGCGGACCTGGTGCCCGTAGACGTCGTCATCAATGCCACACTGGCTGCAGCGTGGTACTCTGGATCACAGGTGGCCAACAG GCCAAAAAACATCCTGGTGTACAACTGCACAACCGGTGGGATCAACCCGTTCCACTGGGGGGAAGTCG AGTACTGTATAAACATGACCTTCAAGACCAATCCCTTAGAGCAGGCCTTCAGAAGGCCCAATGTCAATCTGCGCTCCAACCCTTTTACTAATCAGTACTGGACGACTGTCAGCCACACGCTGCCAGCCCTGCTCTATGACGGCTATCTCAGGCTGACAGGTCGCAAACCCCG GATGATGAAGACAATCACTCGCCTCCACAAAGCAATGATGGTCCTGGAGTATTTCACCAGTCACTCCTGGGCGTGGAACACAGACAACCTAACCATGCTGATGGCCCAGATGAGTCCCGAGGATAAGAAG GTGTTTAATTTTGATGTGCGCCAGCTGCACTGGGCAGAGTACATGGAAAGTTACTGCATGGGCACCAAAAAATACGTCCTGAATGAAGAGCTGTCGGGCCTGCCTGCTGCACGCAAACACCTCAACAA GCTGAGGAACATCCGTTACACCTTCAACACCATCCTGGTGGTGCTCATCTGGCGTGTTTTCATTGCCCGATCCCAGATGGCCAGAAACATCTGGTACTTCGTGGTGAGCCTCTGCTTCAAATTTCTCTCCTACTTCAGAGCCTCCTCCACCATGAGATAA
- the far1 gene encoding fatty acyl-CoA reductase 1 isoform X2 — MNVPEYYVGKNVLITGATGFMGKVLLEKLLRSCPGVKAAYVMVRSKAGQSPQARIDDMVNCKLFERLQDEQPSFAEKIIAVNSDLTLPELDLSKEDQNILVENINIVFHCAATIRFNEPLKDAMQLNVLATQKMVALAHRMKHLEIFIHISTAYANCDRELIEEIIYPPPVDYRRLIDTLDWMDADLVSALTPKLIGERPNTYTYTKALAEYLVQQEAGDLNVAIIRPSIVGASWKEPFPGWIDNFNGPSGIFIAAGKGILRTMRASNDAVADLVPVDVVINATLAAAWYSGSQVANRPKNILVYNCTTGGINPFHWGEVEYHVISTFKRNPLEQAFRRPNVNLTSNHLINQYWIAVSHKAPAFLYDLYLRLIGREPRVLYKHDLQDQSLRAGLQKAQCQSALQPFY, encoded by the exons ATGAACGTCCCAGAATACTATGTCGGAAAAAACGTGCTGATCACTGGAGCAACAGGCTTCATGGGCAAG GTGCTGCTGGAGAAGCTGCTGAGGTCCTGCCCAGGAGTCAAAGCTGCCTATGTGATGGTCAGGTCAAAAGCTGGCCAGAGTCCTCAGGCCCGCATCGATGACATGGTCAACTGTAAG tTGTTTGAAAGATTGCAAGATGAGCAGCCAAGCTTTGCAGAGAAGATCATTGCAGTGAACAGTGACCTCACACTGCCAGAGCTGGATCTGAGTAAAGAGGATCAGAACATCCTGGTTGAAAACATTAATATTGTCTTCCACTGTGCCGCCACCATCCGCTTCAATGAGCCCCTCAA AGATGCAATGCAGCTGAATGTCCTGGCCACCCAGAAGATGGTTGCGCTGGCCCACAGGATGAAACACCTGGAGATCTTCATTCACATATCCACAGCCTACGCCAACTGCGACCGAGAGCTCATAGAGGAAATCATCTACCCTCCCCCCGTAGACTACCGCAGACTCATCGATACCTTGGA CTGGATGGATGCCGATCTGGTGTCTGCTCTGACTCCCAAGTTGATCGGGGAGCGTCCCAACACCTACACCTACACCAAAGCTTTGGCTGAGTATCTGGTGCAGCAGGAGGCTGGAGACCTCAACGTAGCCATCATCAGACCCTCCATAGTCGGAGCCAGCTGGAAAGAACCTTTTCCA GGTTGGATTGATAACTTCAATGGACCTAGTGGAATATTCATTGCG GCTGGTAAGGGGATCCTGCGTACAATGAGAGCGTCTAATGACGCTGTGGCGGACCTGGTGCCCGTAGACGTCGTCATCAATGCCACACTGGCTGCAGCGTGGTACTCTGGATCACAGGTGGCCAACAG GCCAAAAAACATCCTGGTGTACAACTGCACAACCGGTGGGATCAACCCGTTCCACTGGGGGGAAGTCG AGTACCATGTAATATCCACATTCAAGAGGAACCCCCTCGAGCAGGCTTTCCGTCGGCCCAATGTTAATCTCACATCCAATCACCTAATCAATCAGTACTGGATCGCTGTGAGCCACAAGGCTCCGGCCTTCCTCTATGATCTGTACCTCAGGCTGATTGGACGAGAGCCCAG AGTACTGTATAAACATGACCTTCAAGACCAATCCCTTAGAGCAGGCCTTCAGAAGGCCCAATGTCAATCTGCGCTCCAACCCTTTTACTAA
- the far1 gene encoding fatty acyl-CoA reductase 1 isoform X1, with amino-acid sequence MNVPEYYVGKNVLITGATGFMGKVLLEKLLRSCPGVKAAYVMVRSKAGQSPQARIDDMVNCKLFERLQDEQPSFAEKIIAVNSDLTLPELDLSKEDQNILVENINIVFHCAATIRFNEPLKDAMQLNVLATQKMVALAHRMKHLEIFIHISTAYANCDRELIEEIIYPPPVDYRRLIDTLDWMDADLVSALTPKLIGERPNTYTYTKALAEYLVQQEAGDLNVAIIRPSIVGASWKEPFPGWIDNFNGPSGIFIAAGKGILRTMRASNDAVADLVPVDVVINATLAAAWYSGSQVANRPKNILVYNCTTGGINPFHWGEVEYHVISTFKRNPLEQAFRRPNVNLTSNHLINQYWIAVSHKAPAFLYDLYLRLIGREPRMMKTITRLHKAMMVLEYFTSHSWAWNTDNLTMLMAQMSPEDKKVFNFDVRQLHWAEYMESYCMGTKKYVLNEELSGLPAARKHLNKLRNIRYTFNTILVVLIWRVFIARSQMARNIWYFVVSLCFKFLSYFRASSTMR; translated from the exons ATGAACGTCCCAGAATACTATGTCGGAAAAAACGTGCTGATCACTGGAGCAACAGGCTTCATGGGCAAG GTGCTGCTGGAGAAGCTGCTGAGGTCCTGCCCAGGAGTCAAAGCTGCCTATGTGATGGTCAGGTCAAAAGCTGGCCAGAGTCCTCAGGCCCGCATCGATGACATGGTCAACTGTAAG tTGTTTGAAAGATTGCAAGATGAGCAGCCAAGCTTTGCAGAGAAGATCATTGCAGTGAACAGTGACCTCACACTGCCAGAGCTGGATCTGAGTAAAGAGGATCAGAACATCCTGGTTGAAAACATTAATATTGTCTTCCACTGTGCCGCCACCATCCGCTTCAATGAGCCCCTCAA AGATGCAATGCAGCTGAATGTCCTGGCCACCCAGAAGATGGTTGCGCTGGCCCACAGGATGAAACACCTGGAGATCTTCATTCACATATCCACAGCCTACGCCAACTGCGACCGAGAGCTCATAGAGGAAATCATCTACCCTCCCCCCGTAGACTACCGCAGACTCATCGATACCTTGGA CTGGATGGATGCCGATCTGGTGTCTGCTCTGACTCCCAAGTTGATCGGGGAGCGTCCCAACACCTACACCTACACCAAAGCTTTGGCTGAGTATCTGGTGCAGCAGGAGGCTGGAGACCTCAACGTAGCCATCATCAGACCCTCCATAGTCGGAGCCAGCTGGAAAGAACCTTTTCCA GGTTGGATTGATAACTTCAATGGACCTAGTGGAATATTCATTGCG GCTGGTAAGGGGATCCTGCGTACAATGAGAGCGTCTAATGACGCTGTGGCGGACCTGGTGCCCGTAGACGTCGTCATCAATGCCACACTGGCTGCAGCGTGGTACTCTGGATCACAGGTGGCCAACAG GCCAAAAAACATCCTGGTGTACAACTGCACAACCGGTGGGATCAACCCGTTCCACTGGGGGGAAGTCG AGTACCATGTAATATCCACATTCAAGAGGAACCCCCTCGAGCAGGCTTTCCGTCGGCCCAATGTTAATCTCACATCCAATCACCTAATCAATCAGTACTGGATCGCTGTGAGCCACAAGGCTCCGGCCTTCCTCTATGATCTGTACCTCAGGCTGATTGGACGAGAGCCCAG GATGATGAAGACAATCACTCGCCTCCACAAAGCAATGATGGTCCTGGAGTATTTCACCAGTCACTCCTGGGCGTGGAACACAGACAACCTAACCATGCTGATGGCCCAGATGAGTCCCGAGGATAAGAAG GTGTTTAATTTTGATGTGCGCCAGCTGCACTGGGCAGAGTACATGGAAAGTTACTGCATGGGCACCAAAAAATACGTCCTGAATGAAGAGCTGTCGGGCCTGCCTGCTGCACGCAAACACCTCAACAA GCTGAGGAACATCCGTTACACCTTCAACACCATCCTGGTGGTGCTCATCTGGCGTGTTTTCATTGCCCGATCCCAGATGGCCAGAAACATCTGGTACTTCGTGGTGAGCCTCTGCTTCAAATTTCTCTCCTACTTCAGAGCCTCCTCCACCATGAGATAA